From Abyssibius alkaniclasticus:
ATCAACATGCGGCCATTCCGGCAATTGCACCAAAGTCACTATCGGGGTAACACCCAGCCTATGGGCATTCAATACAACACATCCAGACTTCTGAAAATCGGCACGCGCGGCAGCCCGCTGGCGCTGGCACAGGCGCATGAAACCCGCGACCGGCTGATGGCGGCGCATGGCATGGCGGCCGCGCAGTTCGAGATTGTGGTGATCAAGACCACGGGCGACGCTGTGCAAGACCGATCGCTGAGCGAAATTGGCGGCAAGGGGCTGTTTACCAAGGAAATCGAAGAGGCGCTGCTGGATGGAAGCATCGACATCGCCGTGCATTCGATGAAGGACATGCCCACATTTCTGCCCGATGGGCTGGCGCTCAGCACCTATCTGCCGCGCGAAGACATGCGCGATGCGTTCATTTCACGGCGGTTTGCGGGCATTGCCGAGCTGCCAATGGGCGCCGTGGTTGGCACATCGAGCCTGCGACGGCGCGCCCAGCTTTTGGCCCGTCGCCCCGATTTGCGGGTGGTGGAGTTTCGCGGCAATGTGCAAACCCGCCTGCGCAAGCTCGATGAAGGTGTGGCCGAGGCGACGTTTCTGGCCTGTGCCGGGCTGAACCGGCTGGGGATGGCGGAAATCGCCAAACCCATTGATGCGCGCGATATGCTGCCCGCCGTTGCCCAGGGCGCGATTGGCATTGAACAGCGCATTGGCGATGATCCTGTCTTTAGGCTGCTTGCTTTGCTCGACCACGGTGAAACCCGGCTGCAACTGGCGGCGGAACGCGCGTTTCTGGCGGCGCTCGATGGTTCCTGCCGCACGCCGATCGCCGCATTGGCGCAGCGTGTGGGCGACAGGTTGCAGCTTCACGGTGAAATTCTGCGCCCCGATGGCAGTATCCGCCATGCCGGGGTGTGGGACTGCGCCCCCGATGAGGCGGCCGCAATGGGTGCAGCGGCTGGCCAAGAGCTGAAACAGCGCGCCGGGCCGGGCTTCCTTGACTAGAACGCTGCTTCTAACCCGGCCCCTGGCCGATTCGCAGGCCTTCGCCGCCCGCCTGCCCCAAGGCTGGCGCGCCCATATCGCACCCATGCAGGACATGCGCGACCTGCCCGCTTCGCCCGATTTCGCACAGGCTGATGCGCTGGTCTTCACCTCGCAAAACGGCGTGCGCAGCTTTGCATCGCGCTGGGCGCTGCGCGATTTGCCCGCCTTTTGTGTGGGTCCGGCCACGGCAGACATGGCCGAAAGCCTTGGCTTGCGTGCGATTGCCGCGCAGGGCGATTTGCCGAGCCTTGCCGCCCTGTTGGCGCTACAGCCCGCGCAAAACCTGCTTTATCTGCATGGCAGGCATGTCAGCGGCGATTTGGCACAGGCGCTGGCGGGCAGCGGCCATTTCTTGCAAAGCCACGCAATTTACGACCAGCAGGCCCGTGGGCTGGATGCGGCGACACAGCGCGCCCTGACGGCGGGAAAGATCCATGCGGTTGCCCTGTTTTCGCCCCGTTCCGCGCGGCTTCTGGCCGAATCCCTGCCCGATGGCGCTTTGCTGCATTGCTTTTGTTTGTCGCAGAATGTGGCAGATGCGGCGCAAGGCCTTGGCACAAGCAGCGTTGCCGCCGAACCAAGCGCGGCGGCGCTATTGGCGATAATCGGCGCAAGTGCGGGCCGATTTCGCTGAAAACAGCGTTTTGCCGCAAGCCCCGCCTTGTTGCTGCGCGGCCTAGCCCCTAAACTTAGCTAAACCGGCACATTCGTGCCCGATGAGCAAAGGCGCGCAATGAGCGGAAGCGACGAGTCCAGCACACGTGGTGAAGACGTGGTTCAAGAGGCGAATGAGGTTCAGGCGGTTGAACATCATGACATCGACGAGGATGAGGGCGAGCTTGACGAGCATCATGTATCGCTGGCCGCGCGCAGCCTGCAAATTCTGGCCATTCTCGTGGTGGGTGGCGCGCTGGCGCTTTGGGCCGGCCCGCGCCTTGCCCCGAACCTGCCCAGCGGCATGGGGGCGGTGGCCCGCTGGCTGACCCCGGGCGCCAGCCTTGCCGAAGCACAGGTTGCCGAATTGCGCAGCACGTTTGAAGCCCGGCTCGCCGCGCAAGCCCCGCAAATTGATGCAGGCGCGATTGATGCGCGCATCGCGGCTTCCCCCAATCTGGCCGGCATGGCGGCAGAAATCGCGGCGCTGAACGAAAAGCTGAGCGCGCTCGAAACATTGCCCGCCGATCTGGATGACCGGATTGCGCTTGTCGAATCGCGCCTTGAAGCCGCCGAGGCGATGGAAGCCCGGCTTGAAACGCAACTGCGCGATCTGGTGACAGCGGGCATGGCGGGCGACAGCCAGGCCGCCGCCGATATTACCGCCTATGGCGCAACGATCGAGGCGCTGCGCAGCCGCATTGCCGACCTTGATGAACAGCTTGCCGCTCAGGCCGCGCGCATGGATGCGATTACCGCTGAAATCCGCAACGAGGCGGAAACCGCCATTGCCGATGCCACCGCCGCGCGCGCCAGTTCCGAGCTTCAGGCCGCGCTGATCGCGCTGGAAGCCGCCCTGGCCGATGGCCTGCCCTATGCGGGCACGCTGGAATGGCTGAACGCCATGCAGGGCGCCGAAATTCCGGCCGAACTTGCCGCGCAGGCCGCCAGTGGCGTGACCAGCACCGCCGAATTGCTCGACAGTTTCCCCAGCTTGGCGCATGAGGCGATTCGCATCGACATTCGCCGCACCGGGGCTGAAACGACGCTTGGCCAGTTTGGCGCCTTCCTGGAATCGCAGGTCGCCAGCCGCTCGCTGACCCCGCAGCAGGGCGATAGCGTCGATGCCATCCTCAGCCGCGCCGAGGCTGCCTTGCGCGCCGATGATCTGGCCGCAGCAATTGGTGAAATGCAAAGTCTGCCCGCCCATGCGCAAGCTGTGTTTGCCGGCTGGATGGAGGCCGCCGCGCAGCGCCAGGCGGTTCTGGCCGATTACAGCACGCTCAAATCCACCCTGCTGGAGGGCGCGCAATGATCTGGTCTATCCTCAAGATGGCGCTGTTCGTGGCCATTGCCGCCGCGCTCGCCTGGGGCGCTGCCTATGTGCAGGACACGCCCGGCGTGATCACCTTCGCCTTTGCCGGGCGCGAGCGTGAGCTGACGCCACTGGCCTTTCTCATCGCGCTTTTGGTGCTGTTTGTGGCTTTCTGGCTGGTCATCAAGCTTGTCGGGCTGGTGCTGGCCGTGTTGCGCTTTCTCACCGGCGATGAAACCGCGCTGAGCCGCTATTTCGACAAATCGCGCGAACGGCGCGGCTATGCGGCCCTGTCAGATGGCATGATCGCGCTGGCTGCGGGCGATGGCGCGCGTGCCACGGCCCGTGCCGCCAAGGCCGACCGTTTGCTTGCCAGGCCCGAGCTTACCCGCATTCTGGCCGCCCAGGCGGCCGAGCTTTCGGGCGATACCAGCGGCGCACAAGAGCATTACAAGGTGCTTTTAGCCGATAAATCCACCCGCTATGTGGGCATTGTCGGGCTGATGAAGGCGCGGCTGGCCGCAAATGATACCAAAGCCGCTCTGCAACTGGCCGAGCGCGCCTTTGCCCTGCGCCCGCGCGACAAGCTGATGCAGGACACGCTGTTCGATCTGCAAATCAGGGCCGGTCATTGGGGCGGGGCGCGCCAAACGCTGCGCTACAAGGTGAAATCCGGCACATTGCCGCGCGATGTTGCGCAGCGGCGCGAGGCGGTTTTGCTGCTGGGCGATGCGATGAAGGCCCATGCCGCCGGCGATGGCCCGCGCGCCCGTGCCGACGCACTTTCGGCCAACCGCGCCGCCCCCGGCCTTGTGCCCGCCGCCGTGCTGGCCGCGCAAGTTCATGCGGGCGATGGGAATATGCGCGCCGCCACGGCCGCTTTGCGCAAGGCCTGGGGCCAGCAGCCCCACCCCGACCTTGCCGCCGCCTGGGATGGTCTGGCCGATGATGCAGATGCTCAGGCGCGTATTGCGCGCTTTCAACCGCTGCTCAAGCTTGCCCCCGACCATGCGGAATCGCGCATTCTGGACTGTGAATTGCAGCTTGCAGCCGAAGATTTTCCCGCCGCCCGCCGTGCGCTTGGTAACCTTGCCAGCACCAGCCCGAACGGGCGCGTTCTGTCGCTGATGGCGGCCATCGTGCAGGGCGAAGGCGGTGAGGAACACGAGGTGCGCGCCTGGCTCGCCCGCGCGCTTGCCGCCCCGCGCGGCGAAACTTGGGTCTGCGAAAGCTGCAACCATCTGCACGCCAAATGGGCGCCGCTTTGCGAAAACTGCCAAGGGCTCGACACCCTGCACTGGGCCCTGCCACCGGAAGGCAGCGCCGCCGAGCTTTCCCCCTCGATGCTTGCCCTTCTGGCCAAAAGCCAGACCCTTCAGGCTGCGGATGAAGACACGCCGCTCGATGCCGAGATCATGCCCGAGGATGAGGAGCCGGAGGCTTCCGATGGCACCGCAGCCGCGGATGAGGCGGAGAACCGGCAGACCTGACGCGGGGCGCTGCTGGAACCACCGGCGCAATGGTCAAGATCGGGCCAATATCGGGCAGTGCGGTATCAGGAAAATGGTGCCCCAAGACGGATTCGAACCGCCGACCTACTATTTACGAAACAGTTGCTCTACCGGCTGAGCTATTGGGGCTTTGCGGCTGTTCGTTTATACGCTTCGCGCACACCGTGCAAGGCGGAATCCGATGCGGTCTGGTGGCCGGGCCTTGCCGGGGCATTGCACGCCGGCCTGCTAAGCTCCGCCATTGCCAAGCAGGTCTTCGCTTGCATCCTGCTTGTCCAGCACGGTCTGGCTTTCGATATCCTGGGTTTCGGCGGTCAGGTCTTGTTCCGCCTCTGAAAGCATTGGCGCGGCGGGTTTTGCCGGGGCGGTTGGCGAGGCAGTTGACGGGGCGGTTGGCGGGGCGGCGCCGGGCGCGGCTTCATCCATCTTGATAAACGGCACCCCTTGCGGGAAGATCACTTCGCGCGCCTCGTCGGGCATTGAGACGCCGGCTTCGCTCAAGGCGCCCATGATCATCCGCAACAGCGCCGATTTGATCTTGAGCGATGAGTAGGCGTGCCCGTCAAACCAGTAATAGACCCGCATATTCACCGTCGAGGCACCCAGATTGTCGATCAGCGCCATCGGGGGCGGGTCGTTCAGCACCGCCTGATGGTCTTGCAACACCGCAAGGATGATCTGCTGCACATCGGAAATCACCGCATCATAACCCACCCCAATCACGAAATCGCCCCGGCGCTGGGCATCGGCCGTGAAATTCTCGATCGTGCTTTTGAAAATCGTCGCATTGGGAATTTGAATGTGGTTGCCCTCGACCGATATCAACAGGGTGCTGCGGGTGGTCATGCTTTTCACCACGCCCTGCTGGCCATCGACCTTGATGAAATCGCCGCGCTTGAAGGGGCGCTGCACGCTCAGCAGCAGGCTGGCAAGGAAGTTTTCGGCAATGTCGCGAAAGGCAAAACCGATGACGATACCCAGAATACCGGCACCGCCAACCAGCGACAGTGCAAGCTGCGTAAGCCCCGCCACCTGCAAAACAATGTAAAGCCCGATCAGAAATACCGGGAATGATATGGCCCGCGCCACGATGCTGCGCAAAAACGGCGAACTGATCCGCCGCGCGAAAACCCAGCGCATGAGCCGCGCCACCAGATGGGCAATATACCAGGCCAGTGGCAGAACGACCAGGGCCAGCAGCAAAACCGGCAGGGCCGCGGCGCTGCTTTCCACCAGGCGGCGCAGTTCCTTCACGGCGGGGTCGAAATTCCAGTCAATCTCGGCGGCAATTTCGATCTGGTTGACAACGGCGACAACCCCGTCGGTTTTATTGGCCAGATCGCGCGCCCAGGCCTTCTGCGCCTCGCTGCCCGCTGTGCCATTCAGAAAGACAATGCCGTTTTCAACCCGCACATCCAGCGCATCATACCAGCCGGTCGCCGCCAGAATATCGGCGATGCGCGCGCCGATGCGCAGATCCGGTGCAATCGGATCGACCGTGACATTCTGATCGGATGCGGTGATCTCGGCATCGGGTTCGGCAGGGGCATCCTGTGCAACAAGCGGTGTGGCGACAAGTGTCAAAAGCGCAGCGGCCACCATGACAAGGCTATGAAAAGAGAAGCGAATAGGCATTCAGACCGTCCCGTTGTTTTGCGCCACTATGCCCAAACGCTGGCGCGGTGTCACCACAGGGCTGTGCGGGCCCGAAGTGTTTTTGCTTTGCTGGTGGCCATCGCCGCGCTTGTGGTGATAATGGCGCCAACCCCACAAACTGCCGTCAGGCAGTGCAAGGACATCGTCGCGTGAACAGATCGCAGCATAAAAGGCGCAAGCCGCAGGTCAGCCCCAGGGTCTGGTGGCGGGTTTTGCGCCGGGTCATGGCGGCGGCAGACCGGTTCAACCTGGGGCCCTTGGCGGCGGGTGTCGCCTTTTATGCGATGCTGTCCATTTTTCCGGCGCTGGCCGCAACCATCGGCATCTGGGGCTTTGTGGCCGATCCGCTGGTCATGCAAGACCAGTTGGAACTGGCCCGCCAATTGTTGCCCGATGATGCGTTCAAGCTGCTGAACGATCAGGTTTCGGCCCTGATTGCCGCCAATAATTCGACATTGCAACTGGCCAGTATCCTGTCGATTCTGCTGGCCATCTGGACAGCGCGCAACGCGGTTGCGACGGTCATTCGCGGGCTCAATGTCATCTATCGCGCAGACCATCATACCGCGCTCAAACGCTATGCAATGGCGCTGGGGCTGACCTTTTTGCTGATCCTCATCGCCCTTCTGGCCTTTGCCGCCGTGGTGGTCATTCCGGCAATTCTGGCCTATGTGCAAATTCCGGTCGGGCTGGAAATGACCATCACCACCGCCAAATGGCTGGTCTTGCTGGTGGCGGTGTTTTTCGGCATTGGGCTGCTCTATCGCTTCGGGCCCAACCGGCGCGCGGCAAAGCCGGGCTTTGTTACGCCGGGCGCGGTTCTGGCGCTGGTCGTCTGGGCGGCCGGGTCATTCGCCCTGTCGACCTATTTGCGGAATTTCGGCAGTTTCAACGAGGTTTACGGCTCGCTCGGGGCCATTGTCGGGCTGCTGTTCTGGTTCTATATCAGCGCCTATATCGTTCTGCTGGGCGCGCTCCTGAATGCCGAGTTGGAGCGTTCAGCCCTCCAGACCACCGCAGATGTTGACGGCAGCTGACTTCGCTGGCAAGGCTTTGGAATGTGCAACCACCCCATATTCTGGAGCTTCCGGCGCTGCCCCTATGCGATGCGCGCGCGGCTTGCCGTTCTTGGTGCGGGCCTGAAGGTCGAACTGCGCGAGATCGTGCTGCGCGACAAGCCGCAGGCCTTTCTAAACACCTCGCCAAGCGCCACCGTGCCGGCCTTGCGGCTGGGAGACAAGGTGCTGGATGAAAGCCTCGATATCATGGTCTGGGCGCTGAAGCAGCGCGACCCGCAGCGCCTGCTGGACATGCCCGACGAGGGCTGGCAGTTGATTGCGCGCAATGACGGCCCGTTCAAGGCGGCGCTCGACCACACCAAATATGCCGTGCGCTACCCCGATCTTGACCCGCGCGCCGAACGTGCCAAGGCCGCAGCCGTGCTGGATGATCTGAATGCGCGGTTGCAAGGAAAGCCCGCATTGTTTGGCGCGCGCGACACGATGGCCGATCTGGCTGTCCTGCCCTTCTTGCGCCAATTCGCCCATATCGACCGCGCCTGGTTTGCGGCGCAGCCCTGGCCCGGTTTGCACGCCTATCTGAACCGCTTCATGGCAAGCGATGCCTTTGCGCGGATCATGCCAAAATATGCTCCCTGGCGGCCGGGTGCCGCCCCGCTATGGTTTGGCGGCTGATCAAATCTCGAAAGTCGGTCTATGCCAGCAGCCCGGCCAGCTCCGGCAAGACACTGGCCGTATCCTCGCCGCGCAATGCGTCGAGCTTTTTGGTCATCTTGCGGAATTCGCGGCGCAGATAGTCGATATGCGCAGGCCAATAGCCGATGGATTCAGGCTCCAGCCGCGCGATGAACTTGCGAAACCGCGCGGGCATCACGCTGCCGGTATGGCGCGCGGCATGGTCGCGCCCAAGTGCTGCCAGATCCACCGCCGCCTTTTCGCGCAGATCGGCGGGCAGGATCGTCACATCGTAAAAGGCGGGCAGTTGCAATGCGTGGAACTTCACCTTGTCATGGCTGATGCCGCAATCACGTTCAAGCGCCACAAACAGCTCTGCCAGCCGCGCAAGGTTGAGCGCCGAAACCGTGACCCCGGCCGTCAGCCTGACATGCGGGCAGGCCTTGCGCAATTGCGCGATATTGGCGACGAATTGCGCCCAGTCAAACCCGCTGCGCACAAGGGCACCGGCCGCATGGGCGGCATCAACGCTCGCCTCGATGCTGACACTCTTGAACCGGTTCCACAGCGGCAGAAGCGGGGTTTTTTCCACCTCCAGCACCGAAAGATTGCTGTTATAGGCTAGGTTGATATCGGTGCGGCCCTCATCGATCAGCCATTGCAGCATGTCGGCATTCTGGCGTTCGAGCAGCGGCTCGCCACCGGCAAAATAGAGCGTGCGCACCTCGTTGCCGATTTTTTGGAACTGCGCCAGCCCGTCCTGAGCCGAGGAAAACGCCGAAAGCAGCGGCGTATCGCCCAGGTTGATCCCCAGCGCCCTGGCATCGGCAAACCAGCGCGACGATGCGCCGTGATGGCAGCTTCGGCAGCGAAAATTGCACAGGTTTGAATAACGCAGGTCCAGATGCACGGGGTTTTTCGGGCGTTGCCCGTCTTCCAGAATATCGGCAAAATTGCGGTTGAAATCCATGCGCAAACTGTTCAGCCCGGCATCTTCGGCCGACCAGCATTTCCAGCAGGCCTTTATCTTTTCGCCGCGCTCCATTGCGGCGCGAAGCTCGGCAAAGGGTTTGCCGTTCCAATGGCTTTCCATATCGCCATCGCGCAGCTTGCCAAGGTCGCCCTCATACAGACAACAGGGCCGCACCTGCCCGGACGCGTTGACCGAAATCGACCCGAAGGGGGCGGCGCAAAGCGGGCGTTTGGGGCTGCTGTCACTCATGCCACCGCCTCGTGCTGGCGGCGGGTATAGGCCAGATCGGCAATGTAGCGCGCGGCAATTTCCGCGCCGTTTTCATTGCCAAGCCGCGCACAAGCGGCGCGCATATCGGCGCGGGCCGTCTCATCCAGCAATGCCGACAACCCGTCATCCACCGCATGAATGTCAAAGCTCGACGCATGAAGCGCCATGCCGTTGATGGCGGCATATTGCGCGCGCCGGGCCTGCTCATCCTGCTCGCCCGCCTCGTTGGGAATGAACAGGCTGGGCAGGCCCGCGGCCAGAAGGTCGTGGTAAGAGTTATAGCCGACCGCGCTGATCGAACAGTCAAACCCCGCAAACAGCCGCGGCAGCGGAAATTCCTGCAAGCGCGTGACACCGGCGGGCAGATCTTGCGTTTTCTCGGCGATCAGCCAATCGGCAAGAACCACATGCAGGCCATCGGTTGCGGCCAGCCGGTTCAGCACATGGGCGCGGACGCGCGACATGTCAAAATTATTGCCCGCGCCAAGCTGCACCAGCACAGCCAGACCGTCATCCGGCAGGCCCAGCGCGGCGCGTGCCTCGGCGCGGCTGAGAAGCTCCTCATCCTTCAGATAGCGCACCGGCGGCACGGCAAAGGTTTTGGCGCGGTGCCTGGTGGTTATGCCCCTGTCCCAGCTTTGCGCAATGTCCTGTGGTTCGATCACCGCGTCAAACGCTGCTTCGCGGCCAATCGTCTCCTCGCCCGTGCCGGGGGCCCAAAAGCCGCGCCGCATCCAGACTTTCCACAGATTCGCGTGCCGTGACAGGGCCGCGAGCATTCCGCCATAGGGCACATTGCCGTCGAACATGAAAACATCGGGCCGGTGAAAGGTCAGCGCCGCCTGCACCTCGCGTTCCAGATGGATGTTCCACTCCTCGAACGGCATCCCGATGGATTTGTGATAGGGCAGATATTCGGCGTGAATCCCGTCGCGCGCCGCAAGGCCAAAGGCTTTGGACAGAGTCAGGAATACGGGTTCAACCCGTTCGGGCAGCCGCCGTGCCAGTGCCAGCGAGCGGGTCAGATGCCCCATGCCCACCCCGTTTGAGGTAAAGAACATCACCTTTGGCGCGCGGCCTGGCCGCTGCGGTGCCGCCACCTGCCGGCCTTTTGGCGGGCCGATCAGGTTTTTGACGCGCGCAACCAGCAGCTTTATGTCGCCAAATTCGCGCGCCCAGGCGGTGCTGCGCTCGGCCTGGGCCAAAAAGCGCGGCGGGCTGGAATGCAGGTCCAACACCGTATCGCGCACGGCATCCGGCGTGCAGTAAACCGCGCCATCGCCAAAAAGCGGGCGGAAATGCGGGGCCAGAACCGGCACGGCACCGCTGGCCATCGCCTCCAGAATCGAGCGGCCATAGGCCTCGACCCAATGCGGATGGTGGTGGTAGACGAACATATCGACCTGCGCCAGAAAGGCGCGCGGGCTTTGGGCGTTGAAGGGCGAAACCTGCCAGTTGCGCGGCAGCCGGCCCACAATCGCCTCCAGCTCCGGCCCCCAGCCCATAAGCCGCACATCAATGCGCGGATCATCGGGATAGGCGGCCAGAAAGCTTTCACGGTCCTGCGGCCATTTCATCGGATCGGGGCGCGAATGGCGGCCAATGCGCGGCCTTGCCCCCATGAAGCCCGCGCGCGGCAGCGCCCAGGTATCGCAATCCACCACATTCAGCCAGTCTTGCGCATGAAGTTTGGGGGCATTGGCGGCGCGGGCAAACTGCGCACGCACCTTTGGGCCGACCGGCGCCCATTCAACATCGCCAAACAACGCGGTGGTGACCGTATCGATCTGCGCCCAGTCGTAATAGGGGGTGCCGGTCGCATCCATCAGCGGATGATGGGCGACAAGAAGGGTTCGCCCGGCCTTGATGCGCGGCGGGGTCTGCGGCCAGCGCGTAAAAACCTGCGGGTGGTGCAAAAGGCAAAGCCGCGCCTCGACCGCGGTATCGGGCGGCACCAGCCAAGCCTTGCCCGCATCAAGCAGCGCGCGAATTTCGGGGTGAACCGGGTGCGGATAGCGCAGCACCTCGCCCGCCATCGCCATAAGCGCCACACGATAGCCCGCATTGGCAAGTGCTGCCAGCTCGCCTGCCAAAGCGGTCGAGCTACCGCCGGGAAAGCGCAGATCACCAACCGCGATAATGTCAAAATGCATACTTGCCCCGGGCCATGTGTCGCGCCATCCTGTTGCAATATTATGCCAGAAATCCATCAGGACCAAACACCAAACCGGGGCCGCGCCACATGACAGCACTTGGCAAGAGATTTGCCGCCGCATTGGAGGCCGCCCGCGCGGCGCGCGCAGCCAACATCCCGGCCAGCGCCCCCGCCAGCACTTCCGCCACGCCAGCCGAAGCACCCCCGCTGAACAGTCGCCGCATGGTGGTTGCCCTGATGTTCGGCCAAACCCCGGCAGAGGTGGAAACCGCGCTGCTGGCCTTGCGCAAGATCGCGGCGGAAAACGATCATGGCATTGTGATCGTGACCGACCGGCAGGATATAGAAATTTTCCAGCACCCGGATTGTATTGCCGAATATCTGCCTGCAATTGACAGGCTTGCCAGCCTGCCCAACCCGCATGACCCCTATCTCTATCTGCAAGACCGGCTGGCGATTTTGCTGCGCAAATGGGAGCCGGTGCAGGTGCTGCCTTTTGGCGACCGCTCCGTTGATATGTTTGCCGCATTTAAGGCCGCGCAGCCCAGGGCGTAGCCGAAAAATTTTTGTCGCTATATATTAAATGCGCGAAATAGATGGTAATATCGCCCGATTGAAGCCCTGACGGGGCAATCGGGGGCAGTCATGGCCAAGAAAATTTCAGCATGGGCAATGGTCTTGCGGGCGTTCTTGCTGACGCTGTTTACCGGCTCGCAGCTCAGCCAGACGCAGGCGCAGGGCAACCCCGATAACCAGGCCTGGACCTATGCCGCCTCGATTGGCACAGCAGCGGCGATGCGCGAATATCTGCGCATGTATCCAAACGGTGCCCATATAGAGGAAGCCATTCGCGTGCTTATTGCAAGTGGTGAGATTGGGCCTGGAACAACGCCCTATGTTCGTCCGGTTGAACAGCTGAGCGCGCCGCCGAATCTTGTTCCGCCCATCGTCGCAGAGACGCCATATTAAAGCGCAATCTCGGGAATTGGTCATGAAAAGAACCTCACTACGGATTACGTCTTTCATGCTAATTGCAGTCGCCGTGGCTGGCTGTGATTTTCGTATGGTTGATGATCAAATGCGAGATCTTTCAACCTATTACGAGGAGGGGCGAAAAACGCCAGAGAATGGTCAACTGATTTCGCTTGAGGGTAGCTACACACAGGCTTTCAATACAGCCGTGCGCAATCTGCGCGCTCAGGACTTTCAGATTGTTGAAGCAGATGTATCCGCAGGGCGGATTGTAGCCCGTAGCAATAAAACAAACCTGGTTTCCTGCGGAGCGTTGCAATCCGGTCCATTGGGCAGCGTCGCAATTTATGCGGCCAATGCGCCCGTCTCCATTATCGAAGTGCCGGGCGCTCGTGGGGGCTCGACTTTTGTTCGCCGTGAGTTTTCAAGCATGAGCGATGTGACAATCTTGATTCGCGCTGACGCGACACAAGGCGGTGCAATCTTTGCAACAATAGCGGAACAGCATAGTGCTACAATCCGAACGGTCCAGCTCAACGACAATGCCGTTATCTACAATGAAACCTTGACGTTTGACGGGGCAAGTCGCGCCAAGTTTTCGCGTGGTGTGATCTGTGGTTCAGCGCGCGCAACCCGCGCTATAATCAGGCAAAGTTAGCAGTTTTGCGCTATTTAGCTAGCCGAACGCCCCCAGGCCCAGCGCGCCGCTTCGCGCCAGTTTTCGGCTGAAATCGCCCCGGCGGCCCCCAGCGGCGCATAAATTTCGGCCAGCGCGTGGTAATGGCCCAGATCGGCAATGGCAAAGCGGTTCTGGCGGAAGAAGGCGGCGTTCTGGCGTGACAGGCGCACAATTTCCAGGCCCAAAGCCGCATTTGCCCGCCGGGTAAGGTCGTG
This genomic window contains:
- the hemC gene encoding hydroxymethylbilane synthase — protein: MGIQYNTSRLLKIGTRGSPLALAQAHETRDRLMAAHGMAAAQFEIVVIKTTGDAVQDRSLSEIGGKGLFTKEIEEALLDGSIDIAVHSMKDMPTFLPDGLALSTYLPREDMRDAFISRRFAGIAELPMGAVVGTSSLRRRAQLLARRPDLRVVEFRGNVQTRLRKLDEGVAEATFLACAGLNRLGMAEIAKPIDARDMLPAVAQGAIGIEQRIGDDPVFRLLALLDHGETRLQLAAERAFLAALDGSCRTPIAALAQRVGDRLQLHGEILRPDGSIRHAGVWDCAPDEAAAMGAAAGQELKQRAGPGFLD
- a CDS encoding uroporphyrinogen-III synthase, producing MTRTLLLTRPLADSQAFAARLPQGWRAHIAPMQDMRDLPASPDFAQADALVFTSQNGVRSFASRWALRDLPAFCVGPATADMAESLGLRAIAAQGDLPSLAALLALQPAQNLLYLHGRHVSGDLAQALAGSGHFLQSHAIYDQQARGLDAATQRALTAGKIHAVALFSPRSARLLAESLPDGALLHCFCLSQNVADAAQGLGTSSVAAEPSAAALLAIIGASAGRFR
- a CDS encoding COG4223 family protein, whose protein sequence is MSGSDESSTRGEDVVQEANEVQAVEHHDIDEDEGELDEHHVSLAARSLQILAILVVGGALALWAGPRLAPNLPSGMGAVARWLTPGASLAEAQVAELRSTFEARLAAQAPQIDAGAIDARIAASPNLAGMAAEIAALNEKLSALETLPADLDDRIALVESRLEAAEAMEARLETQLRDLVTAGMAGDSQAAADITAYGATIEALRSRIADLDEQLAAQAARMDAITAEIRNEAETAIADATAARASSELQAALIALEAALADGLPYAGTLEWLNAMQGAEIPAELAAQAASGVTSTAELLDSFPSLAHEAIRIDIRRTGAETTLGQFGAFLESQVASRSLTPQQGDSVDAILSRAEAALRADDLAAAIGEMQSLPAHAQAVFAGWMEAAAQRQAVLADYSTLKSTLLEGAQ
- a CDS encoding heme biosynthesis protein HemY, with the protein product MIWSILKMALFVAIAAALAWGAAYVQDTPGVITFAFAGRERELTPLAFLIALLVLFVAFWLVIKLVGLVLAVLRFLTGDETALSRYFDKSRERRGYAALSDGMIALAAGDGARATARAAKADRLLARPELTRILAAQAAELSGDTSGAQEHYKVLLADKSTRYVGIVGLMKARLAANDTKAALQLAERAFALRPRDKLMQDTLFDLQIRAGHWGGARQTLRYKVKSGTLPRDVAQRREAVLLLGDAMKAHAAGDGPRARADALSANRAAPGLVPAAVLAAQVHAGDGNMRAATAALRKAWGQQPHPDLAAAWDGLADDADAQARIARFQPLLKLAPDHAESRILDCELQLAAEDFPAARRALGNLASTSPNGRVLSLMAAIVQGEGGEEHEVRAWLARALAAPRGETWVCESCNHLHAKWAPLCENCQGLDTLHWALPPEGSAAELSPSMLALLAKSQTLQAADEDTPLDAEIMPEDEEPEASDGTAAADEAENRQT
- a CDS encoding mechanosensitive ion channel family protein, which codes for MPIRFSFHSLVMVAAALLTLVATPLVAQDAPAEPDAEITASDQNVTVDPIAPDLRIGARIADILAATGWYDALDVRVENGIVFLNGTAGSEAQKAWARDLANKTDGVVAVVNQIEIAAEIDWNFDPAVKELRRLVESSAAALPVLLLALVVLPLAWYIAHLVARLMRWVFARRISSPFLRSIVARAISFPVFLIGLYIVLQVAGLTQLALSLVGGAGILGIVIGFAFRDIAENFLASLLLSVQRPFKRGDFIKVDGQQGVVKSMTTRSTLLISVEGNHIQIPNATIFKSTIENFTADAQRRGDFVIGVGYDAVISDVQQIILAVLQDHQAVLNDPPPMALIDNLGASTVNMRVYYWFDGHAYSSLKIKSALLRMIMGALSEAGVSMPDEAREVIFPQGVPFIKMDEAAPGAAPPTAPSTASPTAPAKPAAPMLSEAEQDLTAETQDIESQTVLDKQDASEDLLGNGGA
- a CDS encoding YihY/virulence factor BrkB family protein, giving the protein MNRSQHKRRKPQVSPRVWWRVLRRVMAAADRFNLGPLAAGVAFYAMLSIFPALAATIGIWGFVADPLVMQDQLELARQLLPDDAFKLLNDQVSALIAANNSTLQLASILSILLAIWTARNAVATVIRGLNVIYRADHHTALKRYAMALGLTFLLILIALLAFAAVVVIPAILAYVQIPVGLEMTITTAKWLVLLVAVFFGIGLLYRFGPNRRAAKPGFVTPGAVLALVVWAAGSFALSTYLRNFGSFNEVYGSLGAIVGLLFWFYISAYIVLLGALLNAELERSALQTTADVDGS
- a CDS encoding glutathione S-transferase; the protein is MCNHPIFWSFRRCPYAMRARLAVLGAGLKVELREIVLRDKPQAFLNTSPSATVPALRLGDKVLDESLDIMVWALKQRDPQRLLDMPDEGWQLIARNDGPFKAALDHTKYAVRYPDLDPRAERAKAAAVLDDLNARLQGKPALFGARDTMADLAVLPFLRQFAHIDRAWFAAQPWPGLHAYLNRFMASDAFARIMPKYAPWRPGAAPLWFGG